Part of the Streptomyces sp. RFCAC02 genome is shown below.
GCCGGGTACGACGTGCTGGCCGGCCCTCCCCGACCGAGCAGGAGCGGCCTGCTGCGCGCGGCCGGAACGACCCTGCGAAGAGGAACGTGAGCTTCAGTCCGTGACCCCCGTGACCACCCCAGCCCCCAGACGACCCGCCCTGTCCCCGGCCGTGGACGCCGCCTACCGGTACTGCGCGGCCGTCTCCACCCGCCACGCGAAGAACTTCAGCTACGGCGCCCGCCTCATGCCGCCCGCGAAGCGCAACGCCCTCTACGCGCTGTACGCCTTCGCGCGCCGCGTGGACGACATCGGTGACGGCACCCTCGACCCCGCGGTCAAGGAGGAACGTCTCGCCGGTACCCGCGCCCTCCTGGACCGCGTCCGCGACAAGCGCGTCGACGAGGACGACACGGACCCGGTCGCCGTGGCCCTCGCCCACGCCACCCACCGCTTCCCCATCCCGCTCGGCGGCCTCGACGAGCTGATCGACGGCGTCCTGCTCGATGTCCGCGGCCATGCCTACGAGACCTGGGACGACCTGCGCCACTACTGCCGCTGCGTCGCCGGCGCCATAGGCCGGCTGTGCCTCGGTGTCTTCGGCACGGCCCCCGGCGCGCGCGGGACCGCCCGCGCCGCCGAGTACGCCGACACCCTCGGCCTCGCCCTCCAGCTCACCAACATCCTCCGCGACATCCGCGAGGACGCGGCCAACGGCCGCACCTATCTGCCGGCCGAGGACCTGCGCGCCTTCGGCTGCGCGTCGGGACCGCACCTCGACCCGCCGCCCTCCGGCGCCGACTTCGCCGGTCTCGTCCGCTTCGAGGTGGCGCGCGCCCGGGGTCTTTTCGCCCAGGGCCTGCGTCTGCTGCCGATGCTCGACCGCAGGTCGGGGGCCTGCGTCGCAGCGATGGCCGGCACCTACCACCGGCTGCTCGACCGCATCGACGACGACCCCCGCGCCGTCCTGCGCGGCAGGATCGGGCTGCCCGGCATGCAGAAGGCCATGGTCGCCCTGCGCGGCCTCAGCGGCCTGGACACGCGCCGTGCCGCACGGGCGGGCCTGGTATGACCGCGCCCCGGCACACCGCGGTCGTGGGCGGCGGTCTTGCCGGGATCACGGCGGCCCTCGCCCTCGCCGACCGGGGGCACCGCGTCACGCTGCTGGAGACCCGGCCGCGGCTCGGCGGCCTCGCGTTCTCCTTCCACCGCGACTCGCCGGCCGGCCGCCTCACCGTCGACAACGGGCAGCACGTCCACCTGCGGTGCTGCACGGCCTACCGGGCCTTCCTGCACCGCGTCGGCGGCGCCGCCCTCGCACCCCTCCAGCCGCGGCTGGACGTGCCGGTCCTGGACGCGGCGGGCGGGCGCGCCGGCCGCATCCGCAGGGCCGCCCTGCCCGTGCCGTTCCACCTCGCGGGCACCCTCGCGCGCTACCCCCACCTGTCGACGGCCGAGCGGGCCGCCGTACCGCGCGCCGTCCTCGCGCTGCGCCGCCTCGACCCGGCCGACCCCGCGCTCGACGGGCAGGACTTCGCCGGCTGGCTGCGCCGCCACGGGCAGAGCGACCGCGCGATCACCGCGCTGTGGGACCTCATCGGCGTCGCCACGCTGAACGCCCGCGCCGCCGACGTCTCCCTCGCCCTGGCCGCCATGGTGTTCCGCACCGGGCTGCTGACCGATCCGGGGGCCGCCGACATCGGCGTGGCCCGCGTCCCCCTCGGCACGCTCCACCACACCCTCGCCCTGGCCGCCCTCGACCGGGCCGGTGTCACGACGCGCCTGGCCACCAGGACGCGCGCCCTGCGGCCCGCGCCGGGCGGCGGCTGGCACCTGGTGCTCGGCACGCGCGGCCCCGGCGCGGAGAACCCGGCGGTACGCGAGCTGACGGCCGACGCCGTGATCCTCGCCGTCCCGCAGGACGCCGCACGCCGTCTCCTGCCGGCCGGCGCCGTCCCCGACCCGGAGCGGCTCGACGGCATCGGGACGGCGCCCATCCTGAACGCGCACGTCCTGTACGACCGGACGGTGTCGCGCCGTCCGTTCTTCGCGGCCATCGGCGGACCCGTCCAGTGGGTGTTCGACCGCACCCGGGCGTCGGGCGCGCGCGGCGGCCAGTACCTCGTCCTGTCGCAGTCCGCGGCGGGGGAGGAGATCGGGCTCCCGGCGGACGTTCTGCGCGAGCGCTACCTGCCCGAGCTGGCGCGGCTGCTGCCCGCCGCGCGGACGGCGCGCGTCGTCGACTTCTTCGTGACCAGGGAGCGGGCCGCCACGTTCGCCCCGGCCCCCGGCGTCGGCCGCCTGCGTCCTGGACCGGTCACCCGTGCCCCCGGACTCCACCTGGCCGGCGCGTGGACCGCCACCGGCTGGCCCGCGACGATGGAGGGCGCCGTCCGCAGCGGTGTCGCCGCCGCCCGCGCGGCCGCGACCGGCCTCCTCACCCCCGACCGGCACAGCGCGGCCGACAGCGCCGTGGACAGCATCAAGGAGACCACGTGAACCCCCCGCAAGACCGGTCCGGCGGCGCCGCCGCCCTGCTCGCACGCGGACGGACGCTGGCCGCTCCCGCGCTGCGCTCGGCCGTCGGCCGGCTCGCCCCGCCGATGGACACCGTGGCCGCCTACCACTTCGGCTGGATCGACGCCGACGGCCGTCCGACCGATGCCGACAGCGGCAAGGCCGTACGGCCCGCCCTCGCGCTGCTGTCCGCCGAGGCCGCGGGCGCGCCGGCGGAGACGGGCGTCCCCGGCGCGGTCGCCGTCGAACTGGTGCACAATTTCTCGCTGCTCCACGACGACCTGATGGACGGCGACGAGCAACGCAGGCACCGCGACACGGTGTGGAAGGTGCACGGTCCCGCGCAGGCCATCCTCGTCGGTGACGCGCTGTTCGCCCTGGCCATCGAGGTCGTCCTGGAGGCCGGGACGACGGACGCCGCCCGCGCGACCCGCCGGCTGGCCACGGCGAGCCGCCGCCTGGTCGACGGGCAGGCGCAGGACATCGCGTTCGAGCACCGCGAGCGGGTGACCGTCGCCGAGTGCCTGGAGATGGAGGGCAACAAGACGGGGGCGCTCCTCGCGTGCGCCGCCGCCATCGGCGCCGTCCTCGGCGGCGCGGACGACGCGACGGCGGACGCGCTGGAGACGTACGGCCACCGCCTCGGCCTCGCCTTCCAGGCGGTGGACGACCTGCTCGGCATCTGGGGCGACCCGGCGGCCACGGGGAAGCCCGCCTGGAGCGACCTGCGGCAGCGCAAGAAGTCCCTGCCCGTGGTGGCGGCCCTGGCGGGCTCGAACCCCGCGGCCGAGCGGCTCGGCGCCCTGCTGATGGCGGACGCGAAGAAGCCGGCGGAGGAGTTCGAGGACTTCGACGAGGCCGAGTTCGCGGCGCGGGCGGCACTCGTCGACGAGGCGGGCGGCCGCCGCTGGGCCGCAGAGGAGGCGCGCCGCCAGCACGAGGCCGCCCTGACCGCCCTGGAGGGCCTGGGCCTGCCCGCGGACGTGCACCGGCGGTTCGCCGAATTGGCGGACTTCGTGGTCGTCCGCACGAAGTGACGCCGCCACCCCGCCCCCTTTCTCGTACGCGCGTGCGACCGGAGGAGGGCCGGCGCGGACCATGAGGGCATGAGCGACACCCTCTTCCCGCGTGAGCGGAACGAGATCGCCCCCGGCGCCGTCCACCTGCCCGACTGGCTCGGCGACGACCGGCAGCGCGCGCTGCTCGACGCCTGCCGCGCCTGGGCCGGACCGCCCGCCGGCCTGCGGACCGTACGGCTGCGCGGCGGAATCATGTCGGTGCGGCAGATGTCACTCGGCCTGCACTGGTACCCGTACGGGTACGCGCGCACGGCGTGCGACGGCGACGGCGCCCCCGTGAAGCCGTTCCCTGCCTGGCTCGGCACCTGGGCGCTCCGGGCCGTCGCCGACGCGGGGCTCCCGGCCCCCGCCGACCCGTACGACGTGGCGCTCGTCAACTTCTACGCAGCCGGCGCCCGCATGGGCATGCACCGGGACAGCGACGAGCGTTCACCCGCCCCCGTCGTCTCGTTCAGCCTCGGCGACTCCTGCGTCTTCCGCTTCGGGAACACCGAGAGCCGCGCCCGCCCCTGGACGGACGTCCCCCTGCGCGGCGGGGACGCGTTCGTCTTCGGAGGCCCCGCCCGTTTGGCCTTCCACGGCGTTCCGCGCACCCGTCCCGGCACGGCGCCGCCGCGGCTCGGCCTCACGGGACGGCTCAATGTGACGGTCCGCGCGTCCGGCCTCACCTGATCGGAGCACACCCGTCCCGGCCGGAATCGGTCAAGACAGGCCCTGCCGTATTCACTCATTGGAAGGTGGCGAGGGGTGGCGATTGGCGGAACTGTAGCTCTGCGCAGTGGTGTTGAGTCATAGCGTGGCCTCGGCACATTGCTCCGCCCGATAAGGACACCGATGCCCGAACAGCTCCGCACCGGGGCACCCACCGGCCGCCACAGCCGGCCCGCCGCCACGGCGACGGCCGGTGGGGAGCCGGGCAGCAGACGCCGGCTGCTGCGTCTGGCCGTACTCCCCACCGGCCTGGTCACCGCGCTCGCCGTGGTGACCGTCGCCTACCTGCTCGCCGCCGACGGGCCGGGCGGCCACTGGGCCGTCCTCCTCGCCGCGGCCGTCCTGGCCGCCCTGGTGCTCGCCGGTGCCGTGCTCCTCGCCGTCGGCGAGGCCCGCGACCACACCGCCCGTCTGACCGCCCTGCGCCGCCGCGCGGCCCGCTCCCGCGTCGAACTCCACGCGCTGCTGCGGAAGGTGGAGCGCGGCGAGCGGATCAAGCCGCCCGAGGGCGCGCCGCCCGCCGAGCCCGAGGAGGCCGGGCCGCACGACCGCCTCGACCACGAGATCGCCGCCGCCGGCTACGCCGCCGAGGCCGCCGTCGCCCAGGCGGCGTCGCTCGCCGGCGCGCTGTCCGCCGGGGACGAGCGGGTCGAGGTCTTCGTCAACCTGGCCCGCCGCATGCAGTCGTTCGTGCACCGTCAACTGGAGTATTTGGACGAGCTGGAGAGTGACGTCGAGGACCCCGAACTCCTCAAGGGCCTCTTCCACATCGACCACCTCGCCACCCGCATCCGCCGCCACGCCGAGAACCTCGCCGTTCTCGGCGGCGCCGTGTCGCGCCGCCAGTGGACCCGGCCGGTGGCCATGTCGGAGGTGCTGCGCTCCTGCATCGCCGAGGTGGAGCACTACGCCCGGGTGAAGCTCGTCCCGCCCTTCGAGGGCACGGTGCGCGGCCACGCCGTCGCCGACGTCGTCCACCTCCTCGCCGAACTCGTCGAGAACGCCACCGAGTTCTCCGCCCCGCAGACCCAGGTGCTGCTGCGGGCGCAGCGCGTCACCGCCGGCGTCGCCATCGAGGTCGAGGACCGGGGCCTCGGCATGACCGCGACCGAGCAGAACCGCATGAACGCCGTCCTCTCCGGCGCGGAACGCCTCGACGTCGCCCAACTGCTCGAGGACGGCAGGGTCGGCCTCTTCGTCGTCTCGACGCTCGCCAGGCGCCACAACATCGTCGTCCAGCTCCAGAGCAACATCTACGGCGGCGTGCAGGCCGTCCTCGTCCTGCCCCCGGAACTGTTGGGCGACGAACCGGACGGCCCCCGGGGCGCCGAACACGCCCTCCAGCCCGCCCTGCCGGCCGCCCCCGGGGACGCCGCGGCGCCGGAGGAGCCCCCGCCGTCGGACGTCCCGGCGCAGGACCGCCACGAGCGCGCGGGCCGCACCCCCGCGCACGCCCTGGTCCCCGAGGCGGAGGGCCGGCCGCCGCTGCCGCGCCGCCGCAGGTCCTCGCAGCTCGTGCCGCCGCACCGCGACGACGCCGCGCTCCCCGCCGGGGCCGGCACCGAGCAGCTCCCGCCCCTCGATCCGGGACTGACCACCGCCTTCCACCGCGGTCTGCGCCTCGCCGGGGACGGCGAGGAACGGTGAGCGTACGGGGCCTCACCCGCCGCCGTGCCGCCGCCCGGCCGGGGACCGCCCCGGACGGCTGACGTCCGGGAGCGGGGCGGCCGTCCGGCCCCGCTGTCCCGCGCCTTCCGCCGCCCCGCCGCGCCCTCCCGCCGCGCCGGGGCGGCAGGTGACGCTCCACCCCCTCGCGCCCATCCGCCCCTGCGAAGAATGACGACCGATGACCGCACTGCCCCCCGACCCCACCGGCCGCCTGCTCCTGACCCCCGACGACCCCGACGCCCCCGCACGGGCCGCGCGGCTCAGGGAACTGGGCATCGGCGCGGAGTCGCGCCCCGAGTTCGACACGGTGGCGCGTGACCTGGCCCGGCTCACGGGCACACCGCTGGCGATGGTCAACCTGGTCGGT
Proteins encoded:
- the hpnE gene encoding hydroxysqualene dehydroxylase HpnE, producing the protein MTAPRHTAVVGGGLAGITAALALADRGHRVTLLETRPRLGGLAFSFHRDSPAGRLTVDNGQHVHLRCCTAYRAFLHRVGGAALAPLQPRLDVPVLDAAGGRAGRIRRAALPVPFHLAGTLARYPHLSTAERAAVPRAVLALRRLDPADPALDGQDFAGWLRRHGQSDRAITALWDLIGVATLNARAADVSLALAAMVFRTGLLTDPGAADIGVARVPLGTLHHTLALAALDRAGVTTRLATRTRALRPAPGGGWHLVLGTRGPGAENPAVRELTADAVILAVPQDAARRLLPAGAVPDPERLDGIGTAPILNAHVLYDRTVSRRPFFAAIGGPVQWVFDRTRASGARGGQYLVLSQSAAGEEIGLPADVLRERYLPELARLLPAARTARVVDFFVTRERAATFAPAPGVGRLRPGPVTRAPGLHLAGAWTATGWPATMEGAVRSGVAAARAAATGLLTPDRHSAADSAVDSIKETT
- a CDS encoding ATP-binding protein translates to MPEQLRTGAPTGRHSRPAATATAGGEPGSRRRLLRLAVLPTGLVTALAVVTVAYLLAADGPGGHWAVLLAAAVLAALVLAGAVLLAVGEARDHTARLTALRRRAARSRVELHALLRKVERGERIKPPEGAPPAEPEEAGPHDRLDHEIAAAGYAAEAAVAQAASLAGALSAGDERVEVFVNLARRMQSFVHRQLEYLDELESDVEDPELLKGLFHIDHLATRIRRHAENLAVLGGAVSRRQWTRPVAMSEVLRSCIAEVEHYARVKLVPPFEGTVRGHAVADVVHLLAELVENATEFSAPQTQVLLRAQRVTAGVAIEVEDRGLGMTATEQNRMNAVLSGAERLDVAQLLEDGRVGLFVVSTLARRHNIVVQLQSNIYGGVQAVLVLPPELLGDEPDGPRGAEHALQPALPAAPGDAAAPEEPPPSDVPAQDRHERAGRTPAHALVPEAEGRPPLPRRRRSSQLVPPHRDDAALPAGAGTEQLPPLDPGLTTAFHRGLRLAGDGEER
- a CDS encoding polyprenyl synthetase family protein, which translates into the protein MNPPQDRSGGAAALLARGRTLAAPALRSAVGRLAPPMDTVAAYHFGWIDADGRPTDADSGKAVRPALALLSAEAAGAPAETGVPGAVAVELVHNFSLLHDDLMDGDEQRRHRDTVWKVHGPAQAILVGDALFALAIEVVLEAGTTDAARATRRLATASRRLVDGQAQDIAFEHRERVTVAECLEMEGNKTGALLACAAAIGAVLGGADDATADALETYGHRLGLAFQAVDDLLGIWGDPAATGKPAWSDLRQRKKSLPVVAALAGSNPAAERLGALLMADAKKPAEEFEDFDEAEFAARAALVDEAGGRRWAAEEARRQHEAALTALEGLGLPADVHRRFAELADFVVVRTK
- a CDS encoding alpha-ketoglutarate-dependent dioxygenase AlkB translates to MSDTLFPRERNEIAPGAVHLPDWLGDDRQRALLDACRAWAGPPAGLRTVRLRGGIMSVRQMSLGLHWYPYGYARTACDGDGAPVKPFPAWLGTWALRAVADAGLPAPADPYDVALVNFYAAGARMGMHRDSDERSPAPVVSFSLGDSCVFRFGNTESRARPWTDVPLRGGDAFVFGGPARLAFHGVPRTRPGTAPPRLGLTGRLNVTVRASGLT
- the hpnD gene encoding presqualene diphosphate synthase HpnD; the protein is MTTPAPRRPALSPAVDAAYRYCAAVSTRHAKNFSYGARLMPPAKRNALYALYAFARRVDDIGDGTLDPAVKEERLAGTRALLDRVRDKRVDEDDTDPVAVALAHATHRFPIPLGGLDELIDGVLLDVRGHAYETWDDLRHYCRCVAGAIGRLCLGVFGTAPGARGTARAAEYADTLGLALQLTNILRDIREDAANGRTYLPAEDLRAFGCASGPHLDPPPSGADFAGLVRFEVARARGLFAQGLRLLPMLDRRSGACVAAMAGTYHRLLDRIDDDPRAVLRGRIGLPGMQKAMVALRGLSGLDTRRAARAGLV